One Candidatus Binataceae bacterium genomic window carries:
- a CDS encoding 2-dehydropantoate 2-reductase, which produces MKVAIFGAGAIGGLLGVKLVQAGADVTFIARGPHLDAIRENGITLISEGKRTIVRARCSSETDQIDPQDYVLVTLKAHSLPTAAPQIARLLGPGTTLMMGVNGIPYWYFYGLDCKWRDRTIESVDPGGTVWLTLPPSRVVGCVIYPAAEVIAPGVIEHTYGNRFSLGEPDGSKSERLQSLSRQLIAGGLKAPIRQQLRDELWLKLWGNLCLNPLSVLTISTLDRLAGEPDLREVSRTMMQEAQRVAEALGVKFGVDLERRIDGALEVGAHKTSMLQDLERGRPMEIEALLGAVVELGNLTAQQMPMCRAILALTRERARRALMEKT; this is translated from the coding sequence GTGAAGGTCGCGATTTTCGGCGCAGGAGCAATCGGCGGATTGCTGGGCGTCAAGCTGGTGCAAGCCGGCGCCGACGTGACTTTCATCGCTCGCGGACCGCATCTGGACGCGATCCGCGAGAACGGCATCACATTGATCAGCGAAGGCAAGCGGACGATCGTGAGGGCGCGCTGCTCCTCCGAGACCGACCAAATCGATCCGCAAGACTACGTGCTGGTGACGCTCAAGGCGCATTCGCTGCCCACGGCGGCGCCGCAAATTGCCAGACTTCTCGGTCCCGGGACCACGCTGATGATGGGCGTGAACGGGATCCCCTACTGGTATTTCTATGGTCTCGACTGCAAGTGGCGCGACCGCACCATCGAGAGCGTGGATCCCGGCGGCACCGTGTGGCTAACCCTGCCCCCATCGCGAGTAGTCGGCTGTGTGATCTATCCCGCGGCTGAAGTTATCGCACCCGGCGTAATCGAGCATACCTACGGCAATCGTTTCTCGCTGGGTGAGCCAGACGGATCGAAGAGTGAACGCCTCCAGTCGCTGTCGAGACAGCTTATCGCCGGCGGTCTGAAAGCTCCGATCCGCCAGCAACTTCGCGACGAACTGTGGCTGAAGCTGTGGGGCAACCTCTGTCTCAATCCGCTCTCAGTGCTGACGATCTCGACGCTCGACCGTCTCGCCGGTGAGCCGGACTTGCGCGAGGTGAGTCGTACCATGATGCAGGAGGCGCAGCGGGTCGCGGAGGCGCTGGGCGTGAAATTCGGCGTCGACCTCGAAAGACGCATCGACGGTGCCCTTGAAGTCGGCGCGCACAAGACCTCGATGTTGCAGGATCTCGAGCGCGGCCGCCCGATGGAGATCGAAGCGCTGCTGGGCGCGGTAGTGGAACTCGGCAATCTGACCGCTCAGCAAATGCCCATGTGCCGGGCAATTCTGGCGCTGACCCGCGAGCGCGCGCGACGCGCTCTGATGGAGAAGACCTAA
- a CDS encoding acyl--CoA ligase — protein MYEADTIAKLVERGDPDSPALAAPGRSALSYPVLRALIERTTRSIRALGIGLGDRVAIVLPNGPEMASAFLAVGSIATAAPLNPGYRLGEFDFYLSDLNAKALLILAGMDSPAREVADTRGIPIVELEVDPAKPAGEFSLHPVGPAPTRASDGGPGGPDDIALVLHTSGTTSRPKMVPLSHRNVTASAINVSRTLRLTRDDVCLNIMPLFHIHGLIGAVLSSIAAGASIACAPSFDALKFFRWFAETNPTWYSAVPTMHQAILKRAARNSEVIAAGCLRLIRSSSSSLPPQVMHELEKVFGAPVIEAYGMTEAAHQMASNPLPPGERFAGSVGIAAGPEIAIMSDAGNVLKANEIGEVVIRGRNVTAGYANNPDANTQAWTDGWFRTGDQGYIDEAGYLRLTGRLKEMINRGGEKITPLEIEVALLDHPAVAQAVVFAMPHPLLGEEVAAAIVLHEELSADEPELREFVSARLAQFKVPRKIVFLETIPKGPTGKLQRIGLAKVLGLDP, from the coding sequence ATGTACGAAGCCGATACGATCGCCAAGTTAGTCGAGCGCGGCGATCCCGATAGTCCTGCACTGGCTGCTCCCGGCCGTAGCGCTCTCAGCTACCCAGTCTTGCGCGCGCTCATCGAGCGGACCACTCGCTCAATCCGTGCGCTGGGCATCGGGCTGGGCGATCGAGTTGCTATCGTTTTGCCTAATGGTCCGGAAATGGCGAGCGCGTTCCTGGCAGTCGGAAGCATCGCGACCGCCGCTCCCCTAAATCCCGGATACCGACTCGGAGAATTTGATTTCTATCTCTCCGATCTCAATGCCAAGGCTCTACTGATTCTCGCGGGCATGGATAGCCCTGCACGCGAGGTTGCCGACACGCGAGGGATTCCGATTGTCGAGCTCGAAGTTGATCCGGCGAAACCGGCCGGCGAGTTTTCGTTACACCCCGTGGGCCCCGCGCCAACCCGCGCGAGTGACGGCGGACCCGGCGGTCCGGATGATATTGCGCTGGTCCTTCATACCTCAGGAACCACCTCGCGACCCAAGATGGTCCCACTCAGTCATCGCAATGTGACAGCCTCCGCGATCAATGTGAGCCGGACGCTGCGTCTGACGCGTGACGATGTTTGCCTGAACATCATGCCGCTGTTTCATATCCACGGCTTGATCGGAGCGGTCTTGTCCAGCATTGCGGCGGGAGCCTCGATCGCGTGTGCACCGAGTTTCGACGCGCTAAAGTTTTTTCGATGGTTTGCGGAAACCAACCCGACCTGGTACTCGGCCGTTCCCACCATGCACCAGGCGATCCTCAAGCGCGCCGCGCGCAACTCGGAGGTCATCGCAGCAGGCTGCCTGCGCCTGATTCGTTCATCGTCTTCTTCGCTGCCACCGCAGGTAATGCACGAGTTGGAGAAAGTTTTTGGCGCCCCGGTCATCGAAGCGTACGGGATGACCGAAGCCGCGCATCAGATGGCCTCCAACCCCCTGCCCCCCGGCGAACGGTTTGCGGGCAGCGTTGGAATTGCGGCAGGTCCGGAAATAGCGATCATGAGTGATGCAGGCAACGTCCTAAAGGCGAACGAAATCGGTGAAGTGGTGATACGCGGCCGCAACGTCACCGCGGGCTACGCAAACAATCCTGACGCGAATACCCAAGCCTGGACTGACGGATGGTTCCGGACTGGGGATCAGGGCTATATCGACGAAGCAGGATACCTGAGGCTGACCGGACGCCTCAAAGAAATGATCAACCGCGGCGGCGAGAAGATTACTCCACTTGAGATCGAGGTCGCCTTGCTGGACCATCCCGCCGTCGCGCAGGCGGTAGTATTCGCGATGCCCCATCCGCTACTGGGTGAAGAAGTCGCGGCGGCCATCGTGTTGCACGAGGAGCTTTCCGCGGACGAACCGGAGCTACGCGAATTCGTGTCGGCTCGTCTCGCGCAGTTCAAGGTACCGCGCAAGATCGTGTTTCTCGAGACCATTCCCAAGGGGCCCACCGGCAAGCTGCAACGCATCGGATTGGCGAAGGTTCTCGGTCTGGACCCGTGA